From Chryseotalea sp. WA131a:
ACAATCAGAAACAAAATGATATACGTCAAGGTGCCATATTCATTTACAATCGTAATTAAATGCTGATCTAAATGAAGAATAAAGTCAATCAAAAATTCGATCATGATCAGTCTGCTTCGAATGGCGGTGCAGCGTTCGTATCTTTCCTTCTCTCCAAGCCAAGGAAATGCAAAAATGTATCGCCACGCAACCCCAACCGAATGGTTTCTAATGGGATGACTTCATTAGGTGCGATGTTCCCCAAGTTTACGTTTGCCCCCAATAATTTAATAAACCACACCTGTTGTGCTTTTTGTGGGGCTTCCCAAATGATTTTCTCAAAAGGAATTTTCGTCAAGATTTCTTGCACCAAACCGGAACGCACTTCACCAGAAGAACGGAACAAACCAACATTTCCGCCTTCTCTGGCTTCGCCAATCACTTTCCACGCACCCGCATCCAATTCTTTCTGCATCAGGTCGATCCATAGGTAAGGTGGAATAATTTTGTCGGCATCTTTTGAGCCTACCTCCGATAAAACCGTGACTTGTTTTGAAAGCTTGGAGATAT
This genomic window contains:
- a CDS encoding phosphosulfolactate synthase: MNYNLKNLPERTTKPRQMGFTMAMDKGLSVREAEDFMSIAADHVDIVKLGWATSYVTPKLKDKLKVYKDAGIPCYFGGTLFEAFIIRDQFDDYRKVLDKFDMSFAEVSDGSIDLDHDKKLDYISKLSKQVTVLSEVGSKDADKIIPPYLWIDLMQKELDAGAWKVIGEAREGGNVGLFRSSGEVRSGLVQEILTKIPFEKIIWEAPQKAQQVWFIKLLGANVNLGNIAPNEVIPLETIRLGLRGDTFLHFLGLERRKDTNAAPPFEAD